A stretch of Halanaerobiaceae bacterium ANBcell28 DNA encodes these proteins:
- a CDS encoding DUF6062 family protein, translating into MLKVNFLNSKFFDSIKESGCPLCFLEIDFLEKYIGEIISEYNSDNNVISKFKKSYGFCPEHNNILIKLLKKNYHLSKSSVARLYEKTIPLYLDSLKKIDDKDNVLKNILLKLNKKNKSHKSKNECMCCSAVKKENDNNILTLIELLNDDYFKSEYYRSDGICIPHFKKSLDFIEESGIVSPVKDFIINDQKERLELLEYRLESLNDKKNFYNNEIINEEEAKSWYEAIWRFSGCKF; encoded by the coding sequence TTGCTTAAAGTTAATTTTTTAAACTCTAAATTCTTTGATTCAATAAAAGAAAGTGGATGTCCTCTATGTTTTCTAGAAATAGATTTCCTTGAAAAATATATAGGCGAAATTATTTCAGAATACAACTCTGACAATAATGTTATCAGTAAATTTAAAAAATCATACGGGTTTTGTCCAGAACACAATAATATATTAATAAAATTACTAAAAAAAAATTACCACTTAAGTAAATCTTCCGTTGCAAGATTATACGAAAAAACTATTCCTTTATATCTTGACTCCCTAAAGAAAATAGATGATAAAGATAATGTCTTAAAAAATATCTTACTTAAACTTAATAAAAAGAATAAGTCTCACAAAAGTAAAAATGAATGTATGTGCTGTTCGGCCGTAAAAAAAGAAAACGATAATAACATTCTAACCTTAATAGAATTATTGAATGATGATTATTTTAAATCTGAATATTACCGTAGTGACGGTATATGTATCCCCCATTTTAAGAAAAGCTTAGATTTTATAGAAGAATCAGGTATAGTCTCTCCAGTTAAAGACTTTATAATTAATGATCAAAAAGAACGTTTAGAATTATTGGAGTATCGACTTGAATCTCTAAACGATAAAAAAAACTTCTATAATAATGAAATTA
- the yfcE gene encoding phosphodiesterase: protein MNYLILSDTHGSLKAWQKAEKYYDDMDMILHAGDLLYHGARNPLPEGYNTKGLVEKINNCPLGFLAIKGNVDSLVDDWVLPYPLSEYSILIDNDLKIAIYHGYQHQTEDERIDFAKCLGADILIYGHTHLPELKKVDDIILLNPGSMSLPKQENKVPSIAKMENGDISILSLETGDILKSYSIDK from the coding sequence ATGAATTATCTAATTTTAAGTGATACACATGGTAGCTTGAAAGCTTGGCAAAAGGCTGAAAAATATTATGATGATATGGATATGATTTTACATGCAGGGGATTTGTTATATCATGGTGCTAGAAATCCATTGCCTGAGGGTTATAACACAAAGGGCTTAGTTGAAAAAATTAATAACTGTCCTCTAGGTTTTCTTGCAATTAAGGGTAATGTAGATTCTTTGGTTGATGATTGGGTATTGCCATATCCACTTTCTGAATATAGTATCCTAATAGATAATGACTTAAAAATAGCAATTTATCATGGATATCAACATCAGACTGAGGATGAAAGAATTGACTTCGCTAAATGTTTAGGAGCAGATATATTGATTTATGGACATACTCATCTACCAGAGCTAAAAAAAGTGGACGATATTATTCTCTTAAACCCTGGTAGTATGTCTTTACCAAAGCAGGAAAACAAAGTGCCAAGCATAGCTAAGATGGAAAACGGAGATATAAGTATTTTAAGCTTGGAAACAGGAGATATTTTAAAGTCATATTCTATAGACAAGTAA